The window ACCCTTCAAACGTATTTCTAATTGCATCCTGAATCAGCTGTTCTTCGCTTTGTGTTTTCTGTTGCTCAAAAATCAGTAATGGCTTATCAAACTCCGGATCGAGTGCAAGCAGATCGCGTTTAAAATCGGCTACCTGTAAATGCTGACAGCCTAAACTTAAAACGGTAACGCCGGCAACATTGGGGTGATTGGCATAAGCTGCCAATAGTTTGCTTAGAGTATCCGAATCTTGCCTGGTACCACCACAGCCACCATTATGCGTCAGAAATTTAATGCCATCAACATTTTTAAAGGTGCGGGTAGTGCGGTCGGCTTTAGGTTCGAAACTGATATTGTGGATATCTTCTCCATTTTCGAAAGCCTGAACCAGCTTATGCGTATACGATTTGTATTTGTCGCCCACAGCATAGCCCAGTTCACTGTACAACGATTCGCGGATGATATCTAAATTGCGGTTTTCGCAAAATACCGTTGGGATAAACAACCAGTAATTGGCAGTACCCACAGTACCGTTTTTACGGTGGTAACCATAAAATTTGCGATCGGCATATTTCTGCACATCGGGTGCTTCCCATTTATAGTCTACATCGCGATAAGCAAATGGCTCGGCTGCATGTTTGGTATTTTCTACATTCATGCGCATGCCGGCTTTAACGTCGAACTGCACTTTGCCAACCAAAACACCATACATCATAACCTCATCACCCGCATGCATATCCTGCATAAAAAACTTATGCTTCGCCGGAATTTCTTCCTGAGTAACGTAAGTATTTCCTTCATGTTCTATTGTGGCACCCTGTGGTAAATCCTGCAAGGCAACCAAAACGTTATCGGCATGGTTAATTTTGATGACTAGTTTTTTCATCTATAAATTGTATTTGTTATTTTTTTAATCTGATTAAGCTGCTAAAGTCACTTCTTTTTCAACGTGATTGGGTTTCCATCCTTTCCAACCAAAATAGAATACCACCAAAAAGCATACAAAAGGTACTACATAACCGTATTGGATATTGTGGGTAGCATCAGAAATTAATCCCAATACTGGTGGTAAAAAGGCACCACCCACAATCGACATTACAATAAGTGAAGAACCCAGTTTGGTATCTTTGCCCAAACCGGCAATACCCAATGAAAATATGGTTGGGAACATAATCGACATGAAGAATGCAACTCCAATTAAGGCGTAAACGGTAATCATGCCTGTGGCAAAAATAGATACTAAGGTTAATACGGCGCTGATTAAGGCGTAAAGCATTAACAGTTTATGCGGTGCTACAAATTTCATGAAAATTGTGCCTATGAATCTACCCGCCAAAAATGCAAGGCCTGCAGCACTTGTATACAATGATGCTTTTGCCAGCGTAATGCCAGCCGATGAGGTAATGAAACTGATAAACATACTCATTACACAAACCTGGGCGCCTACATAAAAAAACTGCCCAATAATGGCCCAGCGCAAATGACTGTGACCCAATACATGGCCAAAAGTGCTTTTTTCGTCAGCATGCTCTTCTTCTTTAATATCAGGGAGTTTGGTGAAAATAAATAGAATGGCCACTACAATAATCAGGATGCCTAAAATTAAATAGGGCGCTTTTACAGTCGAGGCTTCCTGCAACACATAGGCTTGTTTGGCTGCTGGCAACATTTTAGCCAATTGCTCATCGGTATAGGTAGATTCGGTGAAAATAAGTTTACCACCTACAATCGGGCCTAAAAATGCAGCCAAACCATTAAAAGATTGCGAAAAATTTAAACGCTGGGTAGCTGTTTCTGGCGGCCCCAATACCGTTACATAAGGGTTTGCTGCAGTTTCTAAAAAGGTTAATCCACAGGCGATAATGAAAAGTGCACCCAGGAAAAAGATGTATTTGGCGGTATTGGCAGCCGGTATAAATAATAAGCAACCAACAGCAAATAATATCAGTCCCACAATAATACCACTTTTATAGCCGTATTTGCGCATAATATAGCCCGCTGGTAATGCCAGTAAGAAATAGGCAATAAAAACCGACGAATCGACCAGGGTAGATTCGAAAACGCTGAGCTGAAAAGCTTTACGCAGGTGCGGAATCAATACCGGATCGAGATTGTGAACAAAGCCCCAGAAAAAGAACAGGCTGGTGACTAAAATTAACGGGAAAAGATATCCTTTACCGCTCTTTGCCGTATCGGATGTTGTGAAATTCGTTGATGTGCTGTGGCTCATATTTGGTTTTTATATTGGTTATGTGGTTTGATCTAAAATAAAGATTATTTGCAAAAAAGAAATCGCCGATAGATGATTTAAATGGCTATAACCCGAATTGGCCAAAGGTTGGCCACAATAAGTTTGTTTAACAGAGAAATGGACATTGGTCTATATAGCAAAGAATAAATAATCCCACCTTCATATGTATGTTTGTTTAGTTGAAACTTTACAAATTAAGTCCTAAAGCGGTAATAAAAATTTAACTTTATCATCTAATTATTAAATGATATTGTCTTAATTTTATACATTGCGAAATATTACTGCATATTAGATTGATTTTTTAAGATTCTATGAAACCGCATTTACTTAATGTATCTACTAATTCGGTAGATTCTTTTAGTGCCCGAAGGGATATTATGCCAGATGTAAACAACCTGTGGCATTATCATTCTGCCTTAGAGTTAATTTATATCAAAAAAGGGCGGGGGACACAATTTATTGGCGACAGCATTAAAAATTTTAATGATGGCGATGTTGTTTTACTCGGAAGTAATTTGCCGCATTACTGGCGCTTTGATCCGGAGTTTTTCGAAACTAGCGATGGGGAACCGGTTGATGTTTATGCCGTACATTTTAAGGAAGAGTTTTTGGGTAAGGATTTTCTTAACCTGCCCGAGAACCAGGAAATAAAAAGAATTTTTGCCCAGGCAAAGCAGGGGATTAAACTACAAGGAGCTGCCAAAGAGAAAATTGCGGTTTTGATGCCTCAGATAATCGAAGCTACAGGCACCATGAGGATTATCAGGTTGCTGGAGGTGTTAACGGTAATTGCCAATTGCAGTGAAAAAAACATTCTGGTTTCTCTTGGCTTTAAACCTAATTTTCTGGAGAACGAAAAAGACCGCATCCAATCTATTTATAATTATACCATCAGCAACTACAAAAAGAAAATCGAACTAAAAGAAATTGCGGCCGTGGCTAAGATTAGTCCGAACTCTTTTTGTAAATTCTTTAAAACCAAAAGTAGAAAAACCTACACCCAGTTTCTTAACGAGATCAGGGTGGGGCAGGCTTGTAAATTGCTTATCGAAAACGATTTAACCGTGAAGGAAATCTGTTACGATTGTGGCTTTTATAACTTTACAAGTTTTCATAAATATTTCAGGGAAATAACCGGAAAATCGCCGTTAAAATATCAGCAGGCTTTTTCTAAGCAATAAAACAACGGGATCATTATTGCAAAGTCAATTTTGCTTTCGTTAATGTTTTGACAGGGCAAGCCTGACAAATTTAATGATCTGCTACACTTACCTCGCCTGAAATTTATCGCGGTATTGGGTAGGTGTCATACCAACCGATTTTCTAAATACTTTTCTGAAAGCTTTAGGATCGTTGTAGCCAGAGTTATAAATTACCTCAGTCATTTGCTGTGCCGTTTGCTCCAGTAATTTTTTTGCGGCTTCTATACGCGTTTGTTGCAGGTACTCAATAGGCGTAATGCCAATTACCTGCTTAAAGCGACGCACAATGTTCCTTCTGCTTGATGGAATATCTTTAATCATCTCTTCAATGGTGGCCACATCCTGGTAATTATTTTCTATTTTTTCCTGTGCAGAGGCTACAATATCATCGTTATGGTGCCGTATAGGCTGAAAAGTGCTAAAATACAATTGGTTTACACGGTCCATATCAATGGCAAAAATTTTAGCAACTTTAATAGCCATTTCTTTTCCGCAATGGATTTGTAAGAGGTGCAGCAACAGGTGGAAAGTAGAAGTTGCCCCACCACTGGTAAACAGTTTGCCATCTTGTGTTACCGTTTTATCGGCCTTTAAATGCACCAAAGGGAATGCGGTAGAAAATGCCGTGCAAGCATCGACATGTGTTGTAGCTGCCCTGCCATTTAGCAGACCCGATGCTGCAAGCAAAAATGCACCTGTGCAAAATGTGGCAATTTCTGCCCCCTTACGATGTTGTAAATTTAGCCATGGCAGGTAATGCCTGTTTTCTGCAATACTTGCTGCCATATCGTTGGTAGAAAAAGATGGAATCAAAATCAAATCAAGCGGCAGTACATTTTCTATCGAAATAGACGGATGCTCGCTAAAATTGTAGTTTTTGTCATCCAGTGTAACTAAACTAATGGCAAAAGGTGTTTCAAGATTATCTTTTCTGTAAAAGCCATTTACGGTATCAAAAACGTCTAAAATGGCAGCTATACTCAATAACCTGAAGTTCTTGGGCATTAATACACCAACTTGTATCATTTGGTAAAATTTAGGTTCTGCGTACAAGATAGAAAAAAAATGTCTGAAATGCCCCTCAATATTGACTTTTACGGCAAGGGTAGGTGGTTAAATAAAGCATTAACTTTATACTTATAATCAACCTAATAACAATAACATGAAAACAAAACCAATAAGTAACAGGATGTATGGCATTATGGTGTTGTACGAAATGCAAACCGATTTTTTATTAAGGGCTTTGGCTGGAATTGATGAAAAAGATGCCCTGAAAAGATTAGATACCAAGGCTAACCACCTCGCCTGGATAACCGGTAGTGTGGTAGATGGCAGGTATTTCCTGGCTAAATATTTTGGCATTGAGCTTAAATCAGCAACGGGCGAACTTTTTGTCGATCATAAAGGGATTATAGATGATGCAGTTTACCCTTCTTTAGCAGATTTTAAGACAGACTGGGCACAGATTTCGCCTTTATTACAGGATGCACTTACCAAGGCTACAGATGAAAAGCTCGACGAGCAATTAGAAATGCCAGGCATGGAAATGACCCTTTATGAGATGATCAGTTTTAATACCTACCGCGAAGCCAATTGCATCGGGCAAATTGCACTCTGGCGCAGGCTGCTCAATTATCCTGGAATGAATTATATGTAAACTATGGAAAAGGTAATTAAAGAAGCCGATGGTACTTTATCGGCATTGGAAAATCTGCTTTCAAATTTTAATGCACAGCAGGTTAATCAAGTGCCTTTTCCCGGCAGCTGGACGGCGGGGCAACTAGCTCAGCACCTGATTATGGCTAATGGTGGTTTTGTAGAGGTAATTAACGGGCCAACCACAGA is drawn from Pedobacter sp. HDW13 and contains these coding sequences:
- a CDS encoding GlxA family transcriptional regulator; the protein is MIQVGVLMPKNFRLLSIAAILDVFDTVNGFYRKDNLETPFAISLVTLDDKNYNFSEHPSISIENVLPLDLILIPSFSTNDMAASIAENRHYLPWLNLQHRKGAEIATFCTGAFLLAASGLLNGRAATTHVDACTAFSTAFPLVHLKADKTVTQDGKLFTSGGATSTFHLLLHLLQIHCGKEMAIKVAKIFAIDMDRVNQLYFSTFQPIRHHNDDIVASAQEKIENNYQDVATIEEMIKDIPSSRRNIVRRFKQVIGITPIEYLQQTRIEAAKKLLEQTAQQMTEVIYNSGYNDPKAFRKVFRKSVGMTPTQYRDKFQAR
- a CDS encoding AraC family transcriptional regulator, whose product is MKPHLLNVSTNSVDSFSARRDIMPDVNNLWHYHSALELIYIKKGRGTQFIGDSIKNFNDGDVVLLGSNLPHYWRFDPEFFETSDGEPVDVYAVHFKEEFLGKDFLNLPENQEIKRIFAQAKQGIKLQGAAKEKIAVLMPQIIEATGTMRIIRLLEVLTVIANCSEKNILVSLGFKPNFLENEKDRIQSIYNYTISNYKKKIELKEIAAVAKISPNSFCKFFKTKSRKTYTQFLNEIRVGQACKLLIENDLTVKEICYDCGFYNFTSFHKYFREITGKSPLKYQQAFSKQ
- a CDS encoding UxaA family hydrolase, producing the protein MKKLVIKINHADNVLVALQDLPQGATIEHEGNTYVTQEEIPAKHKFFMQDMHAGDEVMMYGVLVGKVQFDVKAGMRMNVENTKHAAEPFAYRDVDYKWEAPDVQKYADRKFYGYHRKNGTVGTANYWLFIPTVFCENRNLDIIRESLYSELGYAVGDKYKSYTHKLVQAFENGEDIHNISFEPKADRTTRTFKNVDGIKFLTHNGGCGGTRQDSDTLSKLLAAYANHPNVAGVTVLSLGCQHLQVADFKRDLLALDPEFDKPLLIFEQQKTQSEEQLIQDAIRNTFEGLMFINKHEREAAPLNKLCVGVKCGGSDGFSGISANPAVGYCADLLVALGAKVLLAEFPELCGVEQEMIDRSVDRATAEKFIRLMTEYDDLAHKVGSGFYMNPSPGNIKDGLITDAIKSAGAARKAGASPVVDVLDYTEPATKPGLSLVCTPGNDVEATTGKAAAGATLILFTTGLGTPTGNPVCPTIKVATNAVLAKRMSDIIDIDTGPVISGEKTINEMGEDILEYCIKVASGQEIPKAVQLNQDDFIPWKRGVSL
- the fucP gene encoding L-fucose:H+ symporter permease, which produces MSHSTSTNFTTSDTAKSGKGYLFPLILVTSLFFFWGFVHNLDPVLIPHLRKAFQLSVFESTLVDSSVFIAYFLLALPAGYIMRKYGYKSGIIVGLILFAVGCLLFIPAANTAKYIFFLGALFIIACGLTFLETAANPYVTVLGPPETATQRLNFSQSFNGLAAFLGPIVGGKLIFTESTYTDEQLAKMLPAAKQAYVLQEASTVKAPYLILGILIIVVAILFIFTKLPDIKEEEHADEKSTFGHVLGHSHLRWAIIGQFFYVGAQVCVMSMFISFITSSAGITLAKASLYTSAAGLAFLAGRFIGTIFMKFVAPHKLLMLYALISAVLTLVSIFATGMITVYALIGVAFFMSIMFPTIFSLGIAGLGKDTKLGSSLIVMSIVGGAFLPPVLGLISDATHNIQYGYVVPFVCFLVVFYFGWKGWKPNHVEKEVTLAA
- a CDS encoding DinB family protein, with the protein product MKTKPISNRMYGIMVLYEMQTDFLLRALAGIDEKDALKRLDTKANHLAWITGSVVDGRYFLAKYFGIELKSATGELFVDHKGIIDDAVYPSLADFKTDWAQISPLLQDALTKATDEKLDEQLEMPGMEMTLYEMISFNTYREANCIGQIALWRRLLNYPGMNYM